One Gordonia pseudamarae genomic window, CACCCGCACAATGTGGACCGCGGCACGTTCATCGACGTCGACGGGGTCATGCAGGCCGCACCGGCCCCACGTTTCGACGGTGTCCCGCCGACCACCCCGACCGCGCGCAGATCACCGGGCGCCGACAGCCGGAAAGTACTGGCCGACGCCGGGTTCGCCGATCACGAGGTGGCCGAACTCATCAACAGCGGTATCGTTGAACTGTGACTGTCCAACTGTGACGACCATGTCTCCGCGAATAACCGGTCGCAGAGACAATCGACGACTACCGATCGTCACACGGCGAACACCAGGCGCAATCCGTCGTCGACCCGGCGCATGATGTGGAACGCGAGGGTGCCGATCGGCTCGGTGAGCCGTGCGCGGTCGACGACCAGCGTCTGGGATACGTTGACCACGCAGTCCTTCGGAAGGCCCGCGGTACCGGCGGCGAGTTCCACGTTTCCCGGTGCTGCGGCCAGTCGCAGATTGCTGGTGACCGCCGATACGATGACCGTCGCGATCCGGGATCGGTTGAACCGGTCCGACGAGACGATCAGAGCGGGCCTGCGGTAGCCGGGCTCGGAGCCGAGCGGCTCACCGAAATCGACCCACCAGACATCGCCGCGTTCTACCACTGCCACGCTCCGGACTCGATGAGACTGCGCCCGACCGCGGGAACGGGATCGCTGTTCAGGCCATCGGCGATATCGTTGAGCGCCGCGGTCACCGAATCCTCCTCCTGGCGTTCGAGAAACTCACGGACGGCGCGCGTATACAGTTGCGATCGGCTCCAACCGAGGCGGTTGGCGGCGCTGTCGGCTTCACGGAACACATCGTCGGGGATGGAGATCGCTGTTTTCATATCCCTGAGTATAAACGGTATAACACTATGCGGGCAGCCCTGATCAAAGGGATGTAGGGGTGTCACATAGTGGCACCCCTACATCCCTTTTCGCTAATGTCCTAAAGCCCCAACGACCGGCCCACGATCTCCCGCATGATCTCGTTGGTGCCGCCGTAGATGCGCTGCACGCGGCAATCCCGCCAGCGCCGGGCCACCTCGTACTCCTCCATGTACCCGTACCCGCCGTGGATCTGCAGGCACGCGTCCAGAGCCTCGAATTCGAGTTCGGTGGTGGTGAATTTGGCGCCCGCGGCCTCGGCGGCGGTCAACTCGTCCGCGTTCTGCGCCTCGATGCAGCGGTCGACGTACACCCGGGCCATCGACACCTTGGTGGCCAGTTCCGCGAGCCGGAACCGGTTGGCCTGGAAGCTGCCCACCGGCTGACCGAATGCCGTGCGCTCCTTACCGTAGGCCACCGCGATGTCCACGGCGTACTCCGCACTGGCCACGGCGACCACCGCCATCGACAGCCGTTCCTGGGCAAGGTTGCCCATCAGGTAATGCAGCCCCTTGCCCGGTTCGCCGAGCACATCCGAATCCGGCACGTACACATTGTCGAAGAACAGTTCCGCGGTGTCCTGGGCCTTGCGGCCGATCTTGTCCAGTTTGCGGCCACGGGTGAAGCCCTTCTGCCCCGAGGCGACCACGAACAAACCGAGACCGCCTTCGGCGATGCGGGCGGCGACGATCACCAGATCGGCCTGAATGCCGCTGGTGACAAATGTCTTCGAGCCGCTGAGCCGCCAGCCTGCACCGTCGCGCACCGCGGTGGACTTGATGCCGCGCAGATCCGAGCCGGTACCTGGTTCGGACATCGACACCGCGATCACCGTGTCGCCCTTGATGATCCCCGGAATCCACCGGGCCTGCTGCTCGGGCGAGGCGATGTCGAGATAGTACGGCAGCACGATGTCGTTGGTGAGGGAGAATCCGTCGCCGACGGTTCCGGTGCGAACCACCTCCTCGTTGAGGACCGCGTTGAACCGGAAGTCCCGTAGTCCGCCGCCACCGAATTCCTCGGGTGCGGCGAATCCGACGAAACCATGCGCGGCGGCCGCCGACCAGAATTCGCGGTCGACGAGTCCGTTCGCCTCCCACCTGTCGGTATGCGGCACGGCCTCCTTGCGCAGAAAAGCGCGCACGGACTCGCGGAATTGCTCGTGTTCGGTCTCGAAGATGGTGCGTTTCATCGGTTTACCTACTTTCCCAGGCCGAGTGACCTGGCGATGATCTCTTTCATGATCTCGCTGGCGCCGCCGTAGATCCGCTGCACGCGGGCATCGACATACGCACGGGAGATGGGATATTCGGCCATGTAGCCGTAGCCGCCGAACATCTGCAGGCAGGCGTCGACGACCCGGCCCTGGTTCTCGGTGGCCGCCAGCTTGGCCATGGCCGCACGGTCGGCGCTGAGCGCACCGTCGACGTGCAGCGCCAGACAGTTGTCGACGAACGCGCGGGTGACCTCGGTCTGCACGTGCGCGTCGGCGATGGTGAACCTGGTGTTCTGCTGTGCGGCAAGTGGTTTGCCGAACGCCTTGCGCTCGTTGACGTAGTCGGCGGTCAGTTCCACCGCCCGCGCGGCGGCGGCCACGCTCGCCACGGCGATCGTGAGCCGTTCCTGCGGCAGATTGGAGACCAGGTACCGGAAGCCCCGCCCCGATTCGCCGAGCAGATTGGCGACCGGAACCCGGACGTCGGTGAACGACAGTTCGGCGGTGTCCTGGGCGTGCATGCCGATCTTGTCCAGGTTGCGGCCGCGTTCGAATCCTTCCATGCCGCGTTCCACCACCAGCAGCGACAGGCCGCCGTGGCGGCTGTCGCTCTCCGTGCGGGCCGCCACGATGACGATGTCGGCGTTGATGCCGTTGGAGATGAACGTCTTCGAGCCGTTCAGCACGTAGTGATCACCATCGAGCACGGCCGTCGTCGCGATGCCGGCCAGATCCGAACCGGTGCCCGGCTCGGTCATGGCGATGGCCGCGATCAGCTCGCCGGAGGCCAGTCCGGGTAGCCACCGGTGCCGTTGCTCGTCGGTCGCATAGTGCAGGAAGTAGGGAACGCAGATGTCATTGTGCAGGTTGACGCCGAACGACATCACCCCCGCGTAGGAGACCTCCTCGGCGATGATCGCGTTGAAGCGGAAGTCGTCGGAACCTCCGCCGCCGAATTCCTCGGGGATCGCCATTCCGAGGAAGCCGTGCGATCCGGCCTCGGTGAACATCTCCCGGGCGATCACGCCCTCGCGTTCCCACGTCTCGTAGCCGGGCACCACCCGGGTGGCCAGGAACCGGCGGAAGCTGTCCCGGAACGCCTCGTGGTCGGGCCCGTAGACACCACGCTCAGGCGCCACCGATCGCGCGGACCCGTTGATCGTGCTTGCCATGAATCTATTCCTCTCTACACCCTGCCGGACAGATGCACAGGGTCTTGACGTGCGCCTTCGCCCTTGATAAGCGAGAGCAATGTGATTGACACCATATCTGAACAGAGTGTATGGTCACGCGTATGTCGAAGTCCAGGCAGCACCCGAACAGTCCGAATCGGAGTTCCGGTTGGGGCAACCCCCCGGCCGGCGCATTCACCCCCACGGCAGAGTTCACCGACGAGCAGATGCGTCGGGCGATCGAGCACGCCAACCTGCCGATCCTCCTGGGCTCGCTGGCCCTGCTGACCGGTGACGACAAGTGGATTTCCGAACCCTACATACCCACCCCGCCGCAGGATCTCGGTGATCACGACAGCGGCGGTTTCGACGACGAGGTCGCCGGACGCATCCGCACCGAGGCCGTCGAGACCCTGTGCTCCTGGCGCGACGGAACCCTGAATCTCCCGGCTGATCCACCCGCACCGCAACACATCTCAGAAGTTCTCGCGGTCATGCTCGGCGACCGCATCCCCGACGGGTACGGCACGCTGCTGGGCGAGGAGATGGGCATCTACCCCCGGCACACCGAGCCCGTCCGGTCCCCCGCCCCGGGGTTCCGGGTGCTGATCGTGGGCGCGGGCATCTCCGGGCTGGCCATGGCGGTGCGCCTCGGGCAGGCCGGCATCGACTACCTCATCGTCGACAAGAACGACGACGTGGGCGGCACCTGGCACGAGAACGTCTACCCCGGTTGCGGAGTCGATACCCCCAGCTATCTGTACGCACTGTCCTTCGACCCGAAACCCGATTGGCAGCAGTACTTCGCCACCCAGGCCGAGCTGGCGCAGTACTGGCACGAGCTCGCCGACAAGCACGGCGTGCTGCCCAACACGCGCCTGAACACCGTTGTCCGCGAAGCTCGCTTCGACGAGCAGACCTGCGGTTGGCACGTCGACGTAGCGCCTGTCGGCTCCCCCGATGCCGTGGAAACCCTGACCGCCGACGTCGTGGTCAGCGGAGTCGGCCTGCTCAACCAGCCCGCCATCCCCGATCTGCCCGGGATGGGCGACTTCACCGGGCCGGTCGTGCACACCGCGCAGTGGGATCGGTCGTTCGACGTGGCCGGCAAGAAGGTCGCCGTGATCGGCACCGGTGCCAGCGCCATGCAGTTCGTTCCGGCCGGTTCCCAGGTGGCACAGAAGGTCACCGTCTTCCAGCGCACCCCGCAATGGTCGATGCCGCACCCGCTCAAAGGCGCCCACGTCACCGACGACATGCACTTCCTCAACGCCCACGTACCGTTCTACCTGGCCTGGTACCGGGCCAGACTGTTCTGGCGGATGGGCGACAAGGTGTGGAAGCTGCTCCAGGTCGATCCCGAGTACCCGCACCTGGGCCGCGCGGTGAACAAGGCCAACGACCGGCTCCGGGCGATGCTCACCACCTTCATCGAACACGAACTCGCCGGCCGTCCCGACCTGCTCGACAAATGCATCCCGGACTATCCGCCGTACGGCAAACGCCTGCTGGTGGATTCGCAGTGGTTCAGCACGCTCACCAAGGACAACGTCGAATTGGTGACCGACGGCATCGAGACCATCACCGCGACCGGTGTGCGTACCACCGACGGTGTCGACCATGACGTCGACATCATCGTCCTGGCAACAGGTTTCAAGGCCGTCGACGTTCTCGCGTCACTGCCGGTGCGCGGCCGAGGCGGCCGCACCCTGCGGGAGGTCTGGGGCGCCGGGGACGGCCGCGCGCATCTGGGCATCTCGATCCCCGGATTCCCCAACTTCTTCTGCCTG contains:
- a CDS encoding type II toxin-antitoxin system PemK/MazF family toxin, coding for MAVVERGDVWWVDFGEPLGSEPGYRRPALIVSSDRFNRSRIATVIVSAVTSNLRLAAAPGNVELAAGTAGLPKDCVVNVSQTLVVDRARLTEPIGTLAFHIMRRVDDGLRLVFAV
- a CDS encoding acyl-CoA dehydrogenase family protein — translated: MKRTIFETEHEQFRESVRAFLRKEAVPHTDRWEANGLVDREFWSAAAAHGFVGFAAPEEFGGGGLRDFRFNAVLNEEVVRTGTVGDGFSLTNDIVLPYYLDIASPEQQARWIPGIIKGDTVIAVSMSEPGTGSDLRGIKSTAVRDGAGWRLSGSKTFVTSGIQADLVIVAARIAEGGLGLFVVASGQKGFTRGRKLDKIGRKAQDTAELFFDNVYVPDSDVLGEPGKGLHYLMGNLAQERLSMAVVAVASAEYAVDIAVAYGKERTAFGQPVGSFQANRFRLAELATKVSMARVYVDRCIEAQNADELTAAEAAGAKFTTTELEFEALDACLQIHGGYGYMEEYEVARRWRDCRVQRIYGGTNEIMREIVGRSLGL
- a CDS encoding acyl-CoA dehydrogenase family protein, with amino-acid sequence MASTINGSARSVAPERGVYGPDHEAFRDSFRRFLATRVVPGYETWEREGVIAREMFTEAGSHGFLGMAIPEEFGGGGSDDFRFNAIIAEEVSYAGVMSFGVNLHNDICVPYFLHYATDEQRHRWLPGLASGELIAAIAMTEPGTGSDLAGIATTAVLDGDHYVLNGSKTFISNGINADIVIVAARTESDSRHGGLSLLVVERGMEGFERGRNLDKIGMHAQDTAELSFTDVRVPVANLLGESGRGFRYLVSNLPQERLTIAVASVAAAARAVELTADYVNERKAFGKPLAAQQNTRFTIADAHVQTEVTRAFVDNCLALHVDGALSADRAAMAKLAATENQGRVVDACLQMFGGYGYMAEYPISRAYVDARVQRIYGGASEIMKEIIARSLGLGK
- a CDS encoding flavin-containing monooxygenase; amino-acid sequence: MSKSRQHPNSPNRSSGWGNPPAGAFTPTAEFTDEQMRRAIEHANLPILLGSLALLTGDDKWISEPYIPTPPQDLGDHDSGGFDDEVAGRIRTEAVETLCSWRDGTLNLPADPPAPQHISEVLAVMLGDRIPDGYGTLLGEEMGIYPRHTEPVRSPAPGFRVLIVGAGISGLAMAVRLGQAGIDYLIVDKNDDVGGTWHENVYPGCGVDTPSYLYALSFDPKPDWQQYFATQAELAQYWHELADKHGVLPNTRLNTVVREARFDEQTCGWHVDVAPVGSPDAVETLTADVVVSGVGLLNQPAIPDLPGMGDFTGPVVHTAQWDRSFDVAGKKVAVIGTGASAMQFVPAGSQVAQKVTVFQRTPQWSMPHPLKGAHVTDDMHFLNAHVPFYLAWYRARLFWRMGDKVWKLLQVDPEYPHLGRAVNKANDRLRAMLTTFIEHELAGRPDLLDKCIPDYPPYGKRLLVDSQWFSTLTKDNVELVTDGIETITATGVRTTDGVDHDVDIIVLATGFKAVDVLASLPVRGRGGRTLREVWGAGDGRAHLGISIPGFPNFFCLYGPNTNTGHGGTVIAGTEMQVQHISAIIAAMIDRDLATVEVRQEVHDDYNAELDRALSRTVWDFGGTTTYYRNSGGRIVTNSPWRYVDYWQRVHEPNLDDFLTTSRISATEEFLTENINHAIVRTADSRNPSEAS